One stretch of Carassius carassius chromosome 18, fCarCar2.1, whole genome shotgun sequence DNA includes these proteins:
- the ak7a gene encoding adenylate kinase 7a, with protein sequence MAHLGESDSRRVFLNNIDSYSSKYIAQFLSSCVVGKSLDDEEEEEEDKHELSSGDTRFQIVGTVKNKEAKKHSFALEEYWSLSREELLQCLMQCDVIVYNITEHCDLIDEATWAISALHSEIEHFGSPKIFILLSTIMTWAMTKPADPDDPDIPLTEDDYKRRRPHPNFKEHTSTEKLVLKLGKTKKSKLATYVVSSGLQYGMGENIFHFFFKTAWLGELNSIPVFGPGTNVIPAIHIHDLARVVQNIIDHKPKTHYFIAVDDSKNTFEDIVKAIASTLGSGKIENVPKEDVYGTKAITETDLLYLSVNLRTESVFLKDRLNLHWECESGIVENIDQVVEEYKQTRQLLPIKICLLGPPAVGKSSVAVKLCRYYKLHHININETINEKVRRLEELLEGNEKTSENEEMLIGAEAQLKTLKNNLLQNNGQMDEQHVMHIIREKLNSKPCRNQGFVLDGDPKTYTQAKQLFHDENTEADDTRSSIPQYSKVLIPEFIFSLDATDEFLKERVQSLPQNVAEEMHYTQDEFTESLAQFRETLAEDESVLDYFDYLEVHPEHIDCENVDTVEKIIKTVGWPKNYGPSPEELEEERKRKEDEWHQQLKQEEVEKELRQRVENDKMTALLEEWSRNMAEVKKQEHELLETRSVPMRHYLMKYVMPTVIQGLMDCCKVKPDDPVDFLAEYLFRNNSDD encoded by the exons ATGGCGCACCTCGGCGAGAGTGACTCCAGACGAGTCTTTCTCAACAACATAGACTCATATTCGTCCAAATATATCGCCCAG TTCTTGTCCTCGTGTGTCGTCGGAAAGTCGCttgatgatgaagaggaggaagaggaggacaaACACGAACTGTCTTCAGGAGACACACGGTTTCAGATAGTCGGGACAGTTAAGAATAAAGAAGCAAAAAAACACAGTTTTGCACTGGAGGAATATTGG TCTCTGAGTCGAGAGGAGCTCCTGCAGTGTCTGATGCAGTGTGACGTTATTGTGTACAATATCACTGAACACTGTGATCTCATAGATGAGGCGACATGGGCCATTTCAG CTCTGCACTCTGAAATTGAACATTTTGGGTCCCCAAAAATATTCATCCTGCTGTCAACGATCATGACATGGGCAATGACCAAACCAGCTGATCCT GATGATCCTGACATCCCCTTGACTGAAGATGACTACAAAAGAAGAAGACCACATCCAAACTTTAAGGAGCACACCAGCACAGAGAAACTAGTGCTTAAACTGGGGAAGACT aaaaagtCAAAGCTGGCTACTTATGTTGTATCATCAGGGCTGCAGTATGGCATGGGCGAGAATATCTTCCACTTCTTCTTTAAA ACAGCTTGGCTCGGAGAGCTTAACAGTATTCCTGTTTTTGGGCCTGGGACAAATGTCATTCCTGCCATCCACATCCACGACCTTGcaag agTGGTGCAAAACATCATTGATCACAAACCAAAAACACACTATTTTATCGCTGTGGATGATTCCAAGAACACTTTTGAAGACATTGTGAAA GCTATTGCCTCTACCCTGGGGTCTGGAAAAATAGAAAATGTCCCAAAGGAGGATGTCTATGGCACAAAGGCAATTACG GAAACTGACCTGCTTTACCTCAGTGTCAATCTTCGGACTGAGTCTGTTTTCTTGAAGGACAGATTGAACCTCCACTGGGAATGTGAATCTGGGATAGTTGAAAACATAGATCAAGTGGTAGAGGAATACAAACAGACAAGACAACTGTTG CCAATAAAAATCTGTCTTCTTGGGCCCCCTGCTGTTGGGAAAAGCTCAGTTGCAGTAAAGTTGTGCAGATATTACAAACTTCATCATATTAACATCAACGAAACCATCAACGAGAAAGTCAGACGACTG GAGGAATTGCTTGAGGGAAATGAGAAGACAAGTGAGAATGAGGAAATGCTTATTGGTGCTGAAGCACAGCTTAAAACTCTAAAGAACAACTTGCTTCAGAATAATG GTCAGATGGACGAGCAACATGTGATGCATATCATAAGAGAGAAGCTAAACTCAAAGCCTTGCAGAAATCAAGGATTTGTTCTGGATGGAGACCCAAAGACCTACACACAGGCTAAACAGCTTTTCCATG ATGAAAACACGGAAGCAGACGATACCAGATCTTCAATACCCCAATATAGCAAAGTGTTGATTCCAG AGTTTATCTTCTCACTGGATGCCACTGATGAGTTTCTGAAAGAGCGTGTTCAGAGTCTTCCTCAGAATGTGGCAGAGGAGATGCATTACACTCAAGATGAGTTTACAGAGAGTCTTGCGCAATTCAGGGAGACTTTGGCAGAAGACGAATCTGTGCTTGACTATTTCGATTACCTGGAAGTCCACCCTGAACACATCG ACTGTGAGAATGTGGACACAGTGGAGAAGATCATTAAGACAGTGGGATGGCCGAAGAACTACGGTCCGAGTCCAGAGGAattggaggaagagaggaagaggaaagaAGATGAATGGCACCAGCAGCTGAAACAGGAGGAAGTCGAGAAGGAACTCAGGCAGAGAGTGGAGAATGATAAAATGACTGCTCTTTTGGAGGAATGG AGCAGGAACATGGCCGAGGTGAAGAAGCAGGAACATGAGCTATTAGAGACACGATCTGTCCCCATGAGACACTACCTGATGAAATATGTCATGCCTACTGTCATACAAGGACTGATGGACTGCTGCAAGGTCAAGCCTGATGACCCTGTGGACTTTTTG GCTGAATACCTCTTCAGGAACAACTCAGATGATTAG